One window of Triticum dicoccoides isolate Atlit2015 ecotype Zavitan chromosome 5A, WEW_v2.0, whole genome shotgun sequence genomic DNA carries:
- the LOC119302928 gene encoding uncharacterized protein LOC119302928, whose product MASKATAATSWRWRLLLLLLVAVAALCWIPPAIAMAAAASTAKKGARRSLLGYVEAQGNSSYRCSPSGPCIPCQYSEKNDEKYCCSETGYRLPLKCVQVQNGTKEENKTKDRKMLAETSTPTGPKHYVTYRSCVPLEDEEKLSILGFEVLMAGMLLVSGPFVYYRKRQASLMQGVSRIPTNAPRF is encoded by the exons ATGGCGAgcaaggcgacggcggcgacgtcgTGGCGgtggcggctgctgctgctgctgctggtggcggtggcggcgctgtGCTGGATCCCGCCGGCGatcgcgatggcggcggcggcgtcgacggCCAAGAAGGGGGCGCGGAGGTCGCTGCTGGGGTACGTGGAGGCGCAGGGCAACTCCTCCTACCGGTGCAGCCCCTCCGGCCCCTGCATCCCCTGCCAGTACTCCGAGAAG AATGATGAGAAGTACTGTTGCAGTGAAACTGGCTACCGTTTGCCTTTGAAATGTGTACAAGTACAAAATGGTACAAAAGAAGAGAACAAAACAAAGGATAGAAAGATGTTGGCCGAGACATCCACGCCAACTGGCCCAAAACATTATGTTACTTACAGGAGTTGCGTACCGTTGGAGGATGAAGAGAAACTATCTATTCTTGGTTTCGAG GTCCTCATGGCTGGAATGTTGCTTGTAAGTGGGCCGTTCGTGTATTACCGGAAACGGCAAGCAAGTCTAATGCAAGGGGTTTCAAGAATTCCGACAAACGCTCCTAGGTTTTAG